The Neodiprion pinetum isolate iyNeoPine1 chromosome 5, iyNeoPine1.2, whole genome shotgun sequence genome segment aacaataataataatattaatgatgaaattttaattactaCTCTAGTGTAATATTCATCGAGTAACATGAAGTGATTtagaattttagaaattttgatgATACAATGATGTTACACGTCATTGAAGTTTCGTTCACTCAACATCTATTTCGTGATTCTGTTCTGAGCAGCTCGAGTGTTCGAGACTCTTACATGCCATAGGttttattaattgaaaatatttttaagaatGAAATCTGCGTAGAATACATCAAGCCAACAAAGCATAATTACCCGGATTCTTTTTGTTGGGTTAGCAAGAAAAAGATAATAAAAGGTGGAATGAATAGCAACAAAACGTTGTTATTGGGCGTGAATCAATGTTTGTTAATTAAACAAGTCGATTTTCAACTatggattttatttttttctcttttatccCGCTTTTTATAATGTTTTTCTCTCTGtcatgtttttcttctttttacacacaatatttttaatatactaGGTAACTAAGCACTCTATTACCCGTGATCAAAAGGGGTGCAACGTAATGcgttataaaaaaacattataatgaattaatcaaattgaatAGGTATTCATTAATGTGtattattaaattgaattcgTAATAACATGTATGACAAGCGGATGCCTCTATATTCATCCTTGCGCCGACACGTGTATCGTCGTTTTTCTTTGCCTTTATGTTTGTCATTAGTTTTTCTATTGTGGTTTTCGTTTTATGATTCAAACAGCatgtatttatgtacaaaGGCTTTGTTTACCTGGGTCAGGATGTCTTTTAGttaatttgaattataaataaatgaataagcCAATGAATTCGTAAATATGACGTctttattttatcgatttatCAATCCCTATATTTTGCAAAACTGTTGTTCTTCTGTCTCTTTATCATACATATACTGTACATATCTTTCTGTCTTGATAACTTTTCAATAACTCATAAATATTGTGCTGCGATTGATAGAACAAAACATGGAATGAAGAAATTAAtgaacgttgaaaaaatttggtagaaaaacgagataaaaaaaattacgttgggatatttattttattttgcgtTGATTAAATCATTACAGTTGAGTCATATATTTTTTGCTTACACAACCTTTGTACATTATTTGATCACCACTTTTATCCCCCTTCAGACGTTCTCTTTAATTGTCATACAGTCGTATTTTCTTTAATGGTTGATGTAAACAGCATAGAAatagacaaaaacaaaaaaaaaaggaatccAAAATTAATGCACGATAAGGTGATGGGCTCTGAATACAAAGATAAGAGaaggtataattttttattgccCTACCCGAAGGAGAGACGTAAGTTAACAATTTATTCAGATTTGAATGCCTCACCAGATATTGGTTAGTTTTTCGGATTTCTATtttctgtgaatttttacgattattGACCGACGAAAGAATGTATACGGATAATACGTACAAGctatattgaaataaaatcgtttgttttttcaacagatttacaatttttattttctctactTCGAGTGAACAAACTTTTGTCGATAAGACTGGATtatgcaataaaaatttaacaccGGTCGTACTTGATTAATTTATAGATCACATTGTTTCATTCccgaaaaaaacaacaaacgtAATCTATTATTCATTCGCTTGAACCAATACCTTAGCGAGAAGTGGGCGATACTGGTTaagttgaaattcaaataaatatgtattaaattcaacaattttttcaagtatgaGTAATtgtccgatttttttttcaacatattcACGATAACGTAGTTTATATTATTTAGTAAGAATTATACACGATAAAAGCTGTTATACTGTTAATTATTTACAGTATCGATCAGCCTTCATTTTACTCCTTCGATCCAACAGCGCTTCGTGAAGGTTCCCCTCATTTTTAGCTTGCTCCAATTCCGCACGACTTTCGACATTGATTCTAAGCTTTTTATCCTGAAACTTTTGGAACTTTCTcctgaaaaaagaaatactattattaatattaccaATCTATTTATTGTTAAGTTATATTCTACTAATTATTCTTGCTAATGGTTGCAATTCATCCCGTtagttatataattataatagcGTCATACACATAATTGATTTCGACTTCGGCAAGGGATCCTTGCTCTTCGGTAGGTACATTTTTGCTCGAATCCTGTATTTTTTGCGTCAGGCTTCGTATTGTCAATATTTCTGATGGACCAGCTTTTGTTCTTTCACAAGTTATATCATCGTCGTCTGCGACAGACATGAAACACCCTGTATTACTCAGTAAAGCCAGTTTCCCATCCTGAAAAACAGTTCGCACAGCAGgttgaaatttgtaatattaagGTAATAATGCATTTTTGGAGAAAATCGATTCTAGTCGTCTTgagatttgtttgaaaataagtaaaagtTAATTTCCAAAATGctgattttttcattgcttCATTACCTCAAAATTACTCACTTCAACTATCAATAATAGtttgatatttgaaatgaTGATTGGAAATCTATTAgagaatattttacaaattattccAAACCTGTTCACTCTTTCATTTAATACTAAAATTACTTCAGAAAACGCAATTTATTATAATgggattaattttttcaaaatagatAATATGCTCATTTGAGGAAACAAGATATACTTCAAATATAGGCTCCCATTGCTCCATGGCTCCAACTGCATCACTTCTACCGATGACAACTCCTTTTTTATCAACGCCAATGTATTTTCCGTAACCAGACTTCAATGCAATTTTTGTATCGTTGACTGGAAATGCGGTAAGGATTTCTTCTGGTGACGGACCTTCCTTCTCATCATGAGGAGCACCCAGTGTGAACAATCCATTGTCCAGAGCTTTGACATAGCATGAATTCCCAAATTCGATTGCAACTGTTCCAGTTATCTCTGCAATCGAGGTCGCTTTCCACCAGCCCCCTGCAACacattgaagaataaaatggaAGAAACTATTTCACATACTGCAACAAGTAAGGCTTTCTAATTTATCAAAAGTTTCAATTATTCGACTATTATGACACATTCCTACAAAGATGGTTAAAATGTATTAGCATTGGGGTGGTATTAGGGTTGAATTTAAATAGACAGACCATGAAGAATAGAATCCTCATCTTGCACACTCTCTGCTTTGTCTTTGTTATGTTGTTTCTTGTGTTTCCGCTTTTTTGATCTGAAATTTGAACCAAGAAGAATACACAAGTTGTAAACGGTGATTTTGAGTAAATATAACCTCAACTAGATCGACATCAGTCTCAACGAGGGGTCGTCATAACGATGTATACTTACTTGGGTTTTTCGCCTTTCAATACAAGTTTACCTATCCGAACTTTATCGTACTCGGACATGTTGAAATAATGACAATTCTAGGTTAATAAACCCAGAAGCACTGAAAACTTATTTATTCCGTGTCAAATATGACAGATCAAGTAGTGTCGGACTTGTCGAAGAGAAAGCATACCACAAGATTGCCGTAAGTTAGGCGCTATGGTGGATCCTTGTCACTGAGTGGTCATCTCTCTTGGAGATCAGTGATTTTTGTGGAACGTAGATTcatgttcaaaattttctgtgaattgtataatatagacCGGTTTGATAATAGCAGTGAGTATTTTTCCGACCTCAATAAAAACAATGACTCCAGACAACTGTCTGAGGAATCAATTATCACGGAGTTCAATCCGCAATGATaatgttttcttctttcttcgccttctagaaagttttttttgcaattttgggGTTTAATAAGTCTAAACGGGATTGTTTACATCGATTCTGGTACGGAAAGTTTTTCGCTCGGAAAACAAaaaggttaaccccttcgaattttttcagttttccaAGTTCACCCGATTTGAACCCAATCGATTGCACGAAGTCCGAATACGTTGAGGCCAACGTATCAAGgcttacagccgaaaaacaagATATTTCACTTGTAATTTCACTACTGTTGGTCCCAAGCTGTTATGGACATTTTTCCGtattcctgagggtccaattggtgtAAGCAGaacaattctgagacgaaaagatcacaagctctgaaaatcgcaaaaagcaaggctaacccctttggaTTGTTTCGGCCCATTTTTGGTGGAATTTGGAAAATGCTGAAATCGGTTCATTTGTACCATGtaccgacgtaattttgtgagatAAATCCATCGCACATGGTCTGGACACGCTACAAACAACGAAACTCATGGCTGCTAAACATCAAATATACACCTCGTTTCCAGAGgtggaaaaatcaaaaactcatAGCTAAAAAGTTTCAGTTTCGGTTTATTCAATATGCCTTAGTGCTAGTACAAGTGTTTATGTGTCAGTGTGTACTACTTTACCATGTTAGTAAAGAGTATAATTGCAATATGTTACACTAATACATTATACTAATGATGATATGTTACACAActgattattataatattatactgaAACTGATATGTTTAGTATAATATTTCCAATATGATTGTAGTTCAAGACGGCAACAAGTGTAATACAATGGTAGAACATTACATAAGAACTTCGACTACTATTTGGGGAAAAACTGCGATATGCATTGCATTAAGCAGAATATGAACAATGCGTGATGTGATGTGTTGGTACATTGTAGTTTGTAAGCGCAGCTTACGTTTCGGCCTGCGTACAGGTGCAATTCACCTTTGCAAGATACAAGATGATCATCGTTGTATTCTTAAGATTTGATCTAATCTgcaataaaatgaataatacatACCTCAATTTCTCCAATTATTCGTCGTATCTCCTCAGGTGTTGGTCCGACGATGCTCGAAATACATTTTGCAAACGTTCGTGGGCCACAAGTCTAACATCGGTCGTTCAAATTGTTAGTGAGACGATATATTGTTCGCTTGGAATACAGGCGAACTGATCCCTTCGGATTTTTGTGGTCGAAATATGTCTGGAGTCGAAAAAGAGTTCGATTCATTCGTTGGTGTACTAGatcaacgtaattttgcgagaggaatcgattgaacgcagtcccaatacgctgcgagcagcgggtcaaaagttacagccgaaaaacaagaacctgtgtCTTTGACTTTTTTCgactggtgctttttccatcgTCATTCGTCTGCTGCTGGTCCtgcgctgttttcgctgcgttttctgagttcctgggagtctaattagtcaagtaaaggtcatgcaaatcgaatctgagacctaaaatttttcggcccaaaattaactaaggctaacccctttgtatttttggtgaaaattttcgcgattttgaaaagtgctgaaataaattcttttgtggactattctgacgtaattttgcgagagaaatcgattgggcgcagtcccaatacgctgcgagcaacgggtcaaaagttacaggcagaaaaccagaacctgagtttttcggatttttcagctggtgatcttttcgtcgtcatttctctcccgttgatcccacgctctttttgctgcgttttctgagatCCTGGGAGTCtgattagtcaggtaagggtcatgcaaatcgaatctgagaccaaaaatttttcggcccaaaaataactaaggctaacccctgtgtatttttggtgaaaattttcgcgattttgaaaagtgctgaaatgaattcttttgtgctctattctgacgtaattttgcgagagaaatcgattgggcgcagtcccaatacgctgcgagcaacgggtcaaaagttacaggcagaaaaccagaacctgagtttttcacatttatcagctggtgatcttttcgtcgtcatttctctcccgttgatcccacgctctttttgctgcgttttctaagttcctgggagtctaattagtcaagtaaaggtcatgcaaatcgaatctgagaccaaaaatttttcggcccaaaaataactaaggctaacccctttgtatttttggtgaaaattttcgtgattttgaaaagtactgaaataaattattttgtgcaccactccgacgtaattttccgagagaaatcgattgggcgcagtcccaatacgctgcgagcaaaggatcaaaagttacagccgaaaaacaagaacctgtgtttttgactTTTTTCGACTGATGCTTTTTCCATCGTCATTCGGCTGCTgctggtcctacgctgttttcgttgcgttttctgagttcctggaagtctaattagtcaagaaaaggtcatgcaaatcgaatctgagaccaaaaatttttcggcccaaaaataactaaggctaacccctgtgtatttttggtgaaaattttcgcgattttgaaaagtgctgaaatgaattcttttgtgctctattctgacgtaattttgcgagagaaatcgattgggcgcagtcccaatacgctgcgagcaacgggtcaaaagttacaggcagaaaaccagaacctgagtttttcggatttttcagctggtgatcttttcgtcgtcatttctctcccgttgatcccacgctctttttgctgcgttttctgagatCCTGGGAGTCtgattagtcaggtaagggtcatgcaaatcgaatctgagaccaaaaatttttcggcccaaaaataactaaggctaacccctttgtatgtttggtgaaaattttcgcgattttgaaaagtgctgaaatgaattcttttgtgcactattctgacgtaattttgcgagagaaatcgattgtgcgcagtcccaatacgctgcgagcaaaggatcaaaagttacagccgaaaaacaagaacctgtgtCTTTGACTTTTTTCgactggtgctttttccatcgTCATTCGTCTGCTgctggtcctacgctgttttcgctgcgttttctgagttcctgggagtctaattagtcaagtaaaggtcatgcaaatcgaatctgagaccaaaaatttttcggcccaaaaataactaaggctaacccctttgtatttttggtgaaaattttcgcgattttgaaaagtgctgaaatgaattcttttgtgcactattctgacgtaattttgcgagagaaatcgattgggcgcagtcccaatacgctgcgggcaacgggtcaaaagttacaggcagaaaaccagaacctgagtttttcacatttatcagctggtgatcttttcgccgtcatttctctcccgttgatcccacgctctttttgctgcgttttctaagttcctgggagtctaattagtcaagtaaaggtcatgcaaatcgaatctgagaccaaaaatttttcggcccaaaaataactaaggctaacccctttgtatttttgatgaaaattttcgcgattttgaaaagtgctgaaatgaattcttttgtgcactattctgacgtaattttgcgagagaaatcgattgggcgcagtcccaatacgctgcgagcaacgggtCAAAAggtacaggcagaaaaccagaacctgagtttttcggatttttcagctggtgatcttttcgtcgtcatttctctcccgttgatcccacgctctttttgctgcgttttctgagatcctgggagtctaattagtcaagtaaaggtcatgcaaatcgaatctgagaccaaaaatttttcggccaaaaaataactaaggctaacccctttgtatttttcgtgaaaattttcgcgattttgaaaagtgctgaaataaattcttttgtgcactattctgacgtaattttgcgagagaaatcgattgtgcgcagtcccaatacgctgcgagcaaaggatcaaaagttacagccgaaaaacaagaacctgtgtCTTTGACTTTTTTCgactggtgctttttccatcgTCATTCGTCTGCTgctggtcctacgctgttttcgctgcgttttctgagttcctgggagtctaattagtcaagtaaaggtcatgcaaatcgaatctgagaccaaaaatttttcggcccaaaaataactaaggctaacccctttgtatttttggtgaaaattttcgcgattttgaaaagtgctgaaatgaattcttttgtgcactattctgacgtaattttgcgggagaaatcgattgggcgcagtcccaatacgctgcgggcaacgggtcaaaagttacaggcagaaaaccagaacctgagtttttcacatttatcagctggtgatcttttcgtcgtcatttctctcccgttgatcccacgctctttttgctgcgttttctaagttcctgggagtctaattagtcaagtaaaggtcatgcaaatcgaatctgagaccaaaaatttttcggcctaAAAATAactaaggctaacccctttgtatttttggtgaaaattttcgtgattttgaaaagtactgaaataaattattttgtgcaccactccgacgtaattttccgagagaaatcgattgggcgcagtcccaatacgctgcgagcaaaggatcaaaagttacagccgaaaaacaagaacctgtgtttttgactTTTTTCGACTGATGCTTTTTCCATCGTCATTCGGCTGCTgctggtcctacgctgttttcgttgcgttttctgagttcctgggagtctaattagtcaagaaaaggtcatgcaaatcgaatctgagaccaaaaatttttcggcccaaaaataactaaggctaacccctgtgtatttttggtgaaaattttcgcgattttgaaaagtgctgaaatgaattcttttgtgctctattctgacgtaattttgcgagagaaatcgattgggcgcagtcccaatacgctgcgagcaacgggtcaaaagttacaggcagaaaaccagaacctgagtttttcggatttttcagctggtgatcttttcgtcgtcatttctctcccgttgatcccacgctctttttgctgcgttttctaagttcctgggagtctaattagtcaagtaaaggtcatgcaaatcgaatctgagaccaaaaatttttcggcccaaaaataactaaggctaacccctttgtatttttggtgaaaattttcgcgattttgaaaagtgctggaataaattctttcgtgcactattcggacgtaattttgcgagagaaatcgattgggcgcagtcccaatacgctgcgagcaaaggatgaaaagttacagccgaaaaacaagaacctgtgtttttgactTTTTTCGACTGATGCTTTTTCCATCGTCATTCGGCTGCTgctggtcctacgctgttttcgctgcgtcttctgagttcctgggagtctaattagtcaagaaaaggtcatgcaaatcgaatctgagacctaaaatttttcggcccaaaaataactaaggctaacccctttgtatttttggtgaaaattttcgcgatttcgaaaaccgccggaataaattctttgtcGCACTATATAGACGtgattttgcaagagaaatcgattgggcgcagtcctactacgctgcgagcaaaggatcaaaagttacagccaaaaaacgagaaatttcCTTCTTCATTACTTTGCTGTTGCTCCTACACTCTTTTTCATGTCATTGTCGCAATCTCGAGGGTCCAATCGGTGGGAACGTAGTCCTTCAAGTGGATTCTGcgacgaaaaatttcagagcttCGTAAATCGCAAAATAGGAAGAAGGCTGTGTCGATGAGTTCtacaaaattatcatcaatttCGAGAAAGGGCAAAATTAACTCATTAAGACGCGATAAGTTACAGCCGAGAATCGTCGTCTCTAGTTTAGTCCATATTTGTACGAGAAATCCAATGAAAGCCGCAGCAAATGAACCAACAaaacatgttttatttttccaggTTTTGATCCACGTTCCAGATATCTTTTCTGAATCGTCGGTGGTACAACTTGTCGGAAAATGCTGTCATACCGATTCCACCACTGAAACCAACATATCCCCAAAACAAATCAACACCTACCAAGCCAAGCGCTCGAAACTCATTAATCGTTTTGATGCTCGCAATCAGAATATCTGACAGATACCATCTGGAATAAGGCTGCACATTCTGCTTGGTTCAACTCAAGTAATAGCTGCtaagaacgagaaaaaatcGGCAACACGTTTAAATGCTACAGATAATTAATCCCGAAAATAGTAACTACTAGCTCATTATTTGTTTCCTAAAGATCATGGGATCGTATACGCGTGCAATTCAACAggtatataatacaaataaatcCGTAATGTTCATTTGAAATGAGCCATCGATGACGTCTCTCCTGTTTGTAGCAGCGTCGAACAATTCTTGTTTAAGAACTCGCTTCGAGTGGCAGAACATCTGCAGTGCGTTGattagaataaaatttatatttcaagtGGAAGTATGTAAAACTGATATTGAATGAATCATATAGAGATTGTAGACGAATCCATGACATTTCCATATCCTCCGAAATTAAGAGCTTCGTCGccaaatttctcaaaattagaaacaaaaaaacttaaataaatagataaacgGCATACTGGGCGGCAGTTGTTCAGATCTGAGTTTGAAATCGCAAACTAAAATTAAAGAATTCCGCTAGGAGTTGGTATTTCACGATTAAATAAAACCTCTTCCGACCAATAACCGCTCGCGTAGGGGATCTATAATAGGGGAACAATAATTGTCAccattttattaaaaatctttaTCAGCTACATTTTGCTAGATACCGATCACCAGAAAACACTTAGCAAAGCTGTATGTGTATGACGAATTATGTACCTATCTACAGGTTTGAATCTGgatgtatatttacatatacataggtatgtatactCCACATACtcacacacgtatatacatatattcataatatatatgtatctatgtatgtatgtttgtgattttgtttagtttttcttttcttctttcgttaaATTACAACAGGTTGACAGAGTTATGCGCGCGGTAGAGATATATTAATGGGTTGGTTGTGCGGACACCGATGTCCTGGGGTTATTCATGGTATACAACACAGCAAAGtcattttctactttttctttcattttcatttaaatttcaaGTTAAACGTCGACTGGATTTATATCATTATCATACAGATTGCAATATTAAGTGGCATTTTACgtacacgtttttttttccttttattaaCTTACTACTTTCACTCGTCTTTAagatttttgtttgtttgttgtgtttttttttttttctctctctgctATTTTCTAATCGTTTTTCTCAAGTTACTAATCACATAATAATTCAGGTAGCTCAAAGTTGTCCGCTCAGCCATACatcgtatataataataataattattattattaattttatccttcataatattcatattaaaGTTaatgagtgtgtgtgtgtatgtatgtatgggtgtatttttcctcaactttTATATAATAGTTTTTGCTTGCCTCTTGTTTCTTCCGCCTTTTTTCCTCCGTTGTCACTCaagtattaattattaatttatacatttacaatttttatatatatattttttctgtttgttttCAAGCATGCGAGCAGAGGATTTTTGTATGTTGATTAcacttatattatataccataattaattaattacctaCATGTGTATCATGGGTTTACTATCAACACTACAAGGATCCTTATCTTATaacagtgataataataatgatgataataatggcaataataacgaaaatcataataataattattattaaatgtaTGTAGTATGCGTGTATGTATGAATGTACGTATAATTGCAATGTATCACTTTATAATAACTGTGGCAAAGATTGTGAAGTAAGTTATTAATACAGTCGCGATAATGGTTGAATATTTTA includes the following:
- the FRG1 gene encoding protein FRG1 homolog produces the protein MSEYDKVRIGKLVLKGEKPKSKKRKHKKQHNKDKAESVQDEDSILHGGWWKATSIAEITGTVAIEFGNSCYVKALDNGLFTLGAPHDEKEGPSPEEILTAFPVNDTKIALKSGYGKYIGVDKKGVVIGRSDAVGAMEQWEPIFEDGKLALLSNTGCFMSVADDDDITCERTKAGPSEILTIRSLTQKIQDSSKNVPTEEQGSLAEVEINYVRKFQKFQDKKLRINVESRAELEQAKNEGNLHEALLDRRSKMKADRYCK